The DNA region CTGATGAATATCTCCCATGAAATGAGACAAGAACAAAAGGGCTTCAGTCATGTTATCTATAAAATTAATCATGAAGAACATGTAATCAAATTAAGATAATCAGAGAAATAAAAGACATCAagaatattttcttaaagaGGCAAATTATATGGACTTAATATTCGTATATCGTTATTATAATGATAAATAAAGATAACGTACATCGACGATCAGATGTTGCTTCACCGTAATGCTGAAGCTGAGACGTGAAATTTTGGATTGCTCCATCCACACACATATCCTTTAACCCATGTTGATCATGACAATCCCCTGTTTTATATTcatacattatattttaaattcaattatTTTCACATTTCTTCCCTAAGCTAAAGCGTAAGAGTAAACAGGTTTTGGTTTTTGTAGAACATTAGTATTACAGTTAACTACGGTTCAAGTATAATAGAATCAACATGGTTTATGGCTTACTGGAGTATTCGTAAGAGCAGGCTTGGTCGGGAGTGTCGATGAAATGGAGAGGGCTGGTCCAACGGTACTTGTACCAGTGTCGGATCTGGTCTGGCCACACACATAATGACGATAAGTCTCCTTTCGCGTAATCCGGTAGTAGGTTCTCTACGACATGTGCCGGTCCTGCTTCTAAAAGTTTCTGTTCACACCACATAAACACATAAGGACTTTTGTAAGAACTACCAAGAATCTTTAAACTTGGTATGCATGGCTTAACATCCCAATAGTCTTACTTGCTGCGTAATccattcatataaaataataaccaaaataCTTGATTAAAAACTACTAGATCATCAACTTACTTGAGCAATTCGGCATGTAAGAATATGACCTTCTTTACTCCAACTCAGGACAGGAGAAACAGAACACAAAACCAACACACCAAATACAAGAATCAACTTTGTGGGTGATCTAAAGACCGATGCCATATCTCCAAACTTCAAATATTGTATAGAATAAAGCTCTTCTTGTAGAATAAGAGCGTCTTCTCTATGTTCAACAACTTGATAGAATTTGCAAACAGaacatacatacatattttaaatatagagAAAAGAATGGACTTACAAGTTAAGTTAATTGCAAGTAACATAATAAAAGACGTTGAGTTTGTGTGCAAGCAAGACGTTTGCGAGTCTCATACGTTCCCTATCGTAAGGTTGACAATAGGAACAACGAACACGAGATATATAACGTTATGATAAAGAGTCgctattatatcaaattaaagcATATTCCTCATCGTTCATCAGTTGTAACAGCATCTTCCATGCGTGACATGTCAGTATGTTTATTTAATGACAGAACTCAAATCCATcgaacataaatataaaaaaatttaggtcAAGTTAAAACATGTTCGTTTCTTGGTTCTACTAGTACCAGTTTGCAATtaaaaaccaaaccgaagttaaaccggAAAAGGGAAAAAAACACATAGCCGTACCGGTCAAAGTCATCTGGAAACGTTGACTTGTCTGATTTTAACCGGTCAATTAAGAACAGCTTAGAGCTTCTTCTCTATTGAAGAATCGTAGTAGCTTCACACAATACGGTGAAGTTCTCTGCTTGAATCGTCTTCCTCTTCGATAGACGTCACACTCACACGCTTGTTTCAAATCAGGTTTGGATCCTCCTCTCTGCTTTCTTCCTCTCTGTTCATCTCTGCATAAAGCTTCGATCTTTGAGCTGACCCTGAAAGAGCTTCAAAAGAAAGTTGTCTCCTTTTAGCTAGATTCAGCTGTGACTTCGTTTGATTTGGAATCTCTTAGCTCGTTTACGAATGATTGTGATTCTGGGTTTCTCAAATTTGAAAACTTTGTTCAGTTTTGTTTGAATCACTCAGTTATTAACGTTTGCTCTGTTTTGTGTGATGCAGAAATGGTTGACTTGTCAACTCTATCTCCTACGGAGATCACGGTGATGGGATCCGTGTTCTGCGTTTTGCTCTCTATGCACTTCACGATGCAGCTCATCTCCCAGCATCTATTCTACTGGAAGAACCCTAAACAACAGAGAGCCATTCTCTTCATTGTACTCATGGCTCCTGTTTACGCTGTCAGCTCGTTTTTGGGCTTGCTTGATGCTAAAGGAAGCAAACCCTTGTTCATGTTCTTAAACGCCGTTAAGATTGCTATGAGGCACTTGTAGGTTACTGagtctctccttctctctctctctctctctctctctctctctctctctctctctctctctctctctgtggaTGTTTCTTGATTTGTTGTTTTGCTCTGGTTGTTTTCAGGTCATTGCTAAGTTCTTGGAGTTGATGTATAGCTACATCAACATATCGATGAGTGGAATGACTATCCCTGATGAGATCAAAGGGAGAGAGATCCACCATTCGTTTCCAATGACGCTATTCGTTCCTCGGACAACGCATCTCGATCACCGCACGCTGACACAGCTCAAGCATTGGACGTGGCAGTTCTGTGTTATCCGCCCTGTGTGTTCCTTCTTGATGATAGCGCTGCAGCTTCTTGGGGTTTATCCACCGTGGTTGAGCTGGATCTTCACCGTTATTCTGAACGTCTCGGTGTCACTGGCTTTGTATTCTTTGGTGAAGTTCTTCCATGTTTTTGCTAAAGAGCTGGAGCCTCATAAGCCCCTTACGAAGTTCATGTGCATTCAAGGGATTGTCTTCTTCTGCTTTTGGCAGGTGTGCACATAGTCTCTAACTTTTTACTTACTGGTTTGGATCATATCATATGTAGCGAACAAAAACCATGTAGAACTAGTTGATGGTTACTTAGCATCATCACATTGTTGTTGTTCCTCTTTTGATCTTTAGAAACATGTGGTGTTGTTGAGCAGGGAGTAGTGCTGGAGGTATTGGTGGGGTTGGGGTTAGTTAAGACGCATCATTTCTGGTTGGAGGTGGAGCAGCTTGGGGAAGCTCTGCAAAACGTGCTTGTGGTTCTTGAGATGATCGTCTTCTCCGTTATGCAGCAATACGCTTTTCACGTTGCTCCCTACAGTGGAGAAACCGAAGCTAAGATGAGAATGAGCAAGAGGGATTGATTCTAAAAGAGGATTTAGACCAGagaagatttttgtttttttgtttggttgtttATGTTTAATGTGAATGTTACTGATTTTCTCTTACGAACATTTGGATAGTGATTAATAAATGTATCAGTCTTTTGTTTTCTGTCTGCCAGTCCCTAGGCATAACAAAATGTGATTGATGAAAGTTTGTCACTAAAAGATACACCATAATCTGATTGTTACTTGCAATTTCAACCGCATCAAGTCTCTCGTTACATAGCACTCTCTTTCACAAATTGAATATGCAATGCCTTGGTACTTAAAACTAAAAGTGATAATGAAAAGTTACAAGAAGTTGAAGAATTGGACTTTTATTTGGGCAGACACGGCCATTACAGGCGACATTAATATCGTCTTTTGAAAACGTGAGCTAATTTAGTTAAGACAAAGTTATgccattaattaattttagacAATTACCAAAACTTCTTGTGACTCTCATTCTAAcgtaacaaaacaaaacctcCTCGTACTCGGACAGAGGATGACAATGATGATCTTCTTCATCATTCAAAAAAagcattgaaaagaaaaatctcacaaaaaaaataattgtacttaaaaaaaaagagtacaaACATGAATGATCTATTCTCAAATTCATTTAAGAGGAACCAGGCTCAGTTCGGCGATGTGGAAGCAGGTCAGGAAACGATGAACCTCGACAAGTTCTTCGAGGACGTCGAGAATGTGAAAGATGACATGAAAGGAGTCGAGACTCTTTACAAGAAGCTTCAAGACTCCAACGAAGAATGCAAAACCGTGCACAATGCCAAGAAGGTTAAGGAGCTACGAGCTAAGATGGATGCGGACGTAGGTCAGGTCCTTAAGAGGGTTAAAATGATTAAACAGAAGCTCGAGGCTCTAGAGAAAGCCAACGCTAATAGCCGTAATGTCCCGGGTTGTGGACCCGGTTCGTCTACGGATAGGACTCGGTCCTCTGTGGTTAGCGGTCTTGGGAAGAAGCTCAAGGATTTGATGGATAGTTTCCAAAGTCTACGTGCACGGATGAACGATGAGTATAAAGAGACCGTAGAGCGCAGGTCTTTATTC from Raphanus sativus cultivar WK10039 chromosome 8, ASM80110v3, whole genome shotgun sequence includes:
- the LOC108819336 gene encoding endonuclease 1, producing MYVCSVCKFYQVVEHREDALILQEELYSIQYLKFGDMASVFRSPTKLILVFGVLVLCSVSPVLSWSKEGHILTCRIAQKLLEAGPAHVVENLLPDYAKGDLSSLCVWPDQIRHWYKYRWTSPLHFIDTPDQACSYEYSRDCHDQHGLKDMCVDGAIQNFTSQLQHYGEATSDRRYNMTEALLFLSHFMGDIHQPMHVGFTSDEGGNTIDLRWYKHKSNLHHVWDREIILTALKEYYDKDLDLLQEDLEKNITNGLWHDDLSSWTECNDLIACPHKYASESIKLACKYGYEGVKSGETLSEEYFDTRMPIVMKRIVQGGVRLAMILNRVFSDTHAEVAAT
- the LOC108819249 gene encoding LOW QUALITY PROTEIN: uncharacterized protein LOC108819249 (The sequence of the model RefSeq protein was modified relative to this genomic sequence to represent the inferred CDS: inserted 1 base in 1 codon); the protein is MVDLSTLSPTEITVMGSVFCVLLSMHFTMQLISQHLFYWKNPKQQRAILFIVLMAPVYAVSSFLGLLDAKGSKPLFMFLNAVKXCYEALVIAKFLELMYSYINISMSGMTIPDEIKGREIHHSFPMTLFVPRTTHLDHRTLTQLKHWTWQFCVIRPVCSFLMIALQLLGVYPPWLSWIFTVILNVSVSLALYSLVKFFHVFAKELEPHKPLTKFMCIQGIVFFCFWQGVVLEVLVGLGLVKTHHFWLEVEQLGEALQNVLVVLEMIVFSVMQQYAFHVAPYSGETEAKMRMSKRD
- the LOC108821445 gene encoding syntaxin-125 translates to MNDLFSNSFKRNQAQFGDVEAGQETMNLDKFFEDVENVKDDMKGVETLYKKLQDSNEECKTVHNAKKVKELRAKMDADVGQVLKRVKMIKQKLEALEKANANSRNVPGCGPGSSTDRTRSSVVSGLGKKLKDLMDSFQSLRARMNDEYKETVERRYFTITGEQADEQTIDNLIASGESENFLQKAIQEQGRGQIMDTISEIQERHDAVKEIEKNLLELHQVFLDMAALVEAQGQQLNNIESHVAKASSFVRRGTDQLQDAREYQKSSRKWTCYAIILFIVVFILLLIPALPHIMLMLK